The following nucleotide sequence is from Triticum dicoccoides isolate Atlit2015 ecotype Zavitan chromosome 7B, WEW_v2.0, whole genome shotgun sequence.
GGGGACGGCAACTTGGCGCGGGACTTGGGGCACTGGAGGTGGGGACGGGGCCCTGCCGGGGGGATCTGACCGGGAACGGGCAAGGGCGGCGGAGGTCGGCCTGATCTGGGGCGGGGGAGGAGGGCACTGAAGACGGGCACCGGCCGCGGAGAAGCTCTAGGATGGCGGCAGCGACATGGCTTGACACAGAGCTCCATCGGGCGACCATGGTTGTTCCCTAGACAGCCAACAGGGAGAGACGTGAGGcgagggaagagggagagagaaacggGAGGAAGGAGAAACACGGGGGAAGGAGACGGGTCCTGCTGGCTTCATTGTTGATGGCGTTTGGGCGCCCCGGCGAGCTGCGGCTCGTCGCCGACAACGACGGGAACGGAGGAGAGGCTCAGGCGAGAGGCTGCTGCCTCGGATCGATCCACATCAAGCGGGGCCAGGGGCTGAAGCGGTCGCCTCGTCTCTGCTCCAACGAAACAGAGGACCGGTGCGGCGAGGAACTTGCAGCGGCGGGCCCGGTGAGGAACTCGGGCAGGGAGGTAGATCGAGGAGGGGATGGATTTGGGTTGGCTGGTGTTGAACGAGGGAGGATTTTTGGATCAGGGAGGATGAGGCTGGGAGGCGCTCGGTGCTCACGATCCATTCGGGATGGAGCAGAGGAGGGAAGAGGAGGCACGGCCTCGGGCGTTGGTTGGAGGGgaatggatctgggaggatcccaaggtgggatttgagtgcggcggcggcggggaggatccctagaaattaggtggtGTGTCCAGATTAGGTTAGGGGTGATCTATATATAGCAAAGTGAGTCTAGGTTTGGACCTTCTTATTTGCATCGGACGGTCAAGATACAAAGGTTAAGAGGGATGAAATAATAAATCGAAGATACTTTCGGgatatttggggatgatccggaactATCGGCGATGACTGTCCGGGTCAGGTTCAGGAgaggtttcggacgcgcgcgaggggtctgtGCGCTGTGCAGAGGAACAAGGCGATCGTGTGCAAGGGGGTGGTTGGTCTCAGAACTGTCAAAGGAGGCAAGaggaacgcggcaactacgaacaggtgcgagttttatgaaaacatgcagatgcaatgcgcatgatgctatgagataaaatgcaaaacatgaacaaaatgcaaaacaaacgacaaaaaaaacccaaccacgaaggaaatatcatatcgcatctccggaaaaaggcaagagttggagttacgaatatgaaaaattgaatccggggcgttacacgtagtaagcaagcttctcctcgtcctgcaactctgtgagccaccgcgcccgtgggcgggggagagggcgtactaagcaagcttctccttgtttagcgagtttacgggacacatcaaaagtagtacagagcatctccagtgtatagagccttgcctctaaggtagggcccacatggtttgcctctttttttaaataatgtgccaagtcgcaatttgtttgttcacccatggtacacGATCCGCCATCAAGTGgataaccagtacacgtgtcaaattaccatgtgggctaccttttcatacataaatgagctccaccgtgtacccgcttgggtgtggttgggaaagagatgggagtatgtgcatcgtgcgtgcacctcttctattCGTGCACGTCGCCCGCCTCCGAGGGTGTGTATAAGAGAGATATAAACCTAGAGAGATGTCGTGTGCGTTCGTGAGTGGTTTTTGTTATGGGGTgggggtgatttcgtgaatgtatttgtgggaatatgtgtcgatgatgtCTCAAACAAAAATgtgacacatgcaatgtgtgtgaaatagaggcctatctataTCATATACAGAGAGGGCGATCCACggcaagagagggaggggtcatacatatcgatagagtcgaagagaggatcaagtatgtgggtgtgagatcgatgaagagatccatcgaaattgtgtgtgcacGTCAAAGATATAGGACGACTAACTTACCGGAATGTCAGAGGGGAGAGGGAAAGTTTGTGTGTGgcggggagacatgactagagcgctcgatgtttcGGTGTGGGGGGGCGCAgagacctaactagagaggtagatcgactcgtatatgtgttgagaaggagagacatagccatgtcttgagggagattggtcgatatccatacataagtgaaggacgggaaataggttgggacatagagagagagagagacatagagaggtaGAGTGCCAgaggggtggtggagttgcttctcagagatggtgggagaggcctactagacaaactgatggTACAACTGCAATATCAACAAGAGtgggatgtgtttctatgtgtgcgtgtgcgtgtgcatgatagatgtgtcgggaggtatgcatggatgatgaaggggggccatgtgtttggtaagcagccctaactagatcgatagatcaattTTTGTGtgttggaggaagggagagacgtaactaatgaggtagatcgattggcaCATGCGGAAAACGAGTTATAaacgacctagctagctatatgtatagtgggagatcggtcggtgtacatccatttgttagaggcaaataaggtcgagagagagagagagagagatggagctaggaggtggtgcgagaggcctactagctagatagggggaggagtgtgcgattgtgagatcgaggaaaagaggggcgagagtttacacgtgtgtgggaccgtatgagagacacgaggcatggatagagaaaggaggagatggaaagtgtgtgtgcatgtggtaggcagacatcgctagagaggtttatcgatcggtgtgtgtcggaaaggagttgtggagaccgtgGGAGAATGACCTAA
It contains:
- the LOC119335940 gene encoding vegetative cell wall protein gp1-like; translated protein: MVARWSSVSSHVAAAILELLRGRCPSSVPSSPAPDQADLRRPCPFPVRSPRQGPVPTSSAPSPAPSCRPLPRLKPPSPASASSATSRSTLIRRPPPLFPLVWATSLSKAQRALPAAASTDWASAHVPVML